In Populus nigra chromosome 10, ddPopNigr1.1, whole genome shotgun sequence, the following proteins share a genomic window:
- the LOC133704903 gene encoding CBL-interacting serine/threonine-protein kinase 4, which yields MEPPPPSTLQTTTSIPTTLLNKYELGRILGRGSFAKVYAARSLSDKTQLAAIKIIDKTKTDAAMEPRIISEISAMHRLQHHPTILKIHEVMATKTKIYLVMELASGGDLYSKIRKIGKLKESAARRYFQQLVSALHFCHQNGVSHRDIKPHNLLLDGKGNLKISDFGLSALKNGGGDGVFLLQTACGTPAFTAPEVMSRQGYDGAKADAWSCGVILFFLLSACLPFDDSNLAFLYKRAHKGEYQVPSCISKPVKSIINQLLDPNPNTRMSMEALMKHSWFLKKFELPTQSSVFEMDYKKYCKFDQKSAVASITAFDIISLFSGLDLSRLFEVKNRKERRFTSSETVERVTERVREVGGRLGYRVVEGKGGSAIGLGKGKVGVLFEVFEIAEKLLVVEVKVVEGGEVEFEEVHWGELKDELEDVVLQWHNDVM from the coding sequence ATGGAGCCCCCGCCACCATCAACACTGCAAACGACCACCTCGATACCGACCACGCTTCTCAACAAATACGAATTAGGCCGAATACTAGGCCGTGGTAGCTTTGCAAAAGTCTATGCAGCCCGCTCTTTATCCGACAAGACACAGCTGGCCGCGATCAAGATCATAGACAAAACAAAAACCGATGCTGCCATGGAACCTCGTATCATCTCCGAGATTTCAGCCATGCACCGCCTGCAACACCACCCAACCATTCTCAAAATTCACGAAGTTATGgcaacaaaaaccaaaatctaCCTCGTCATGGAACTTGCCTCAGGAGGTGATCTGTACTCTAAGATCCGCAAGATTGGGAAACTCAAAGAATCAGCCGCACGTCGTTACTTTCAACAACTTGTGTCTGCCCTCCACTTCTGCCACCAAAATGGTGTCTCTCACCGCGATATTAAGCCTCATAATTTACTCCTTGACGGTAaaggtaatttaaaaatatctgattttggactcTCAGCTTTGAAGAATGGTGGTGGTGACGGTGTGTTTTTGCTTCAGACTGCTTGTGGGACTCCAGCTTTCACGGCACCGGAAGTTATGTCGCGGCAGGGTTACGACGGAGCTAAAGCGGATGCTTGGTCTTGTGGAgtcattttgttctttttattgtcGGCTTGTTTGCCATTTGATGACAGTAATCTTGCATTCTTGTATAAGAGAGCTCATAAAGGAGAATATCAAGTGCCCTCTTGTATATCAAAGCCGGTTAAATCGATTATAAACCAGCTTCTAGACCCAAATCCTAATACAAGAATGAGCATGGAAGCTTTAATGAAGCATTCTTGGTTTTTGAAGAAGTTTGAATTGCCAACTCAAAGTAGTGTGTTCGAGatggattataaaaaatattgtaaatttgatCAAAAGAGTGCGGTTGCTAGCATTACCGCGTTTGATATAATATCTCTATTTTCAGGGTTGGATTTGTCACGGTTATTTGAGGTTAAGAATCGGAAAGAAAGAAGATTTACATCAAGCGAAACGGTGGAAAGAGTTActgagagagtgagagaggtTGGAGGGAGATTGGGGTATAGGGTAGTGGAAGGAAAGGGTGGGAGTGCTATTGGGTTGGGGAAAGGGAAGGTGGGAGTGTTGTTTGAGGTGTTCGAAATAGCGGAGAAGCTGTTGGTGGTGGAAGTTAAGGTGGTGGAGGGTGGTGAGgtggaatttgaggaggttcaTTGGGGAGAACTGAAAGATGAGCTCGAGGACGTTGTGCTTCAATGGCATAATGATGTCATGTGA